In Paraburkholderia sprentiae WSM5005, a genomic segment contains:
- a CDS encoding AI-2E family transporter, with amino-acid sequence MLGFDVGAARKVWTAFLIALLFLLIYKASTTVLVVVFAVFFSYLMYPMVTLVERVRPRRVPRVASIALVFVVVVGLIAVAGSVFGVELQDQATRLVTQLPALLRTDVPNRLPLPHFLEPLRERIVDFVRGQIETGSDKAVPFARSLGLGVVHAVSNLIYLVLIPILSFLLIKDGERMRDAFLALLNKRHRVLWNDIVDDLNVLLSKYVRALLFLSLATLFSYGVAFSLLGVPYAFLLAVSAGLLEFVPFAGPLAAVAITLVVAVFSGYPHLLWLVIFIALYRLFQDYVLNPYLMSEGVEVSPFLVIVGLLAGDQLGGVAGIFLAVPVIATLKIVIGRARVFYSASHEQGEAARRALTGSTDDEA; translated from the coding sequence ATGCTGGGATTCGACGTCGGCGCGGCCAGAAAAGTCTGGACTGCGTTTCTGATCGCGCTGCTGTTTCTGCTCATCTATAAGGCCTCGACGACGGTGCTCGTCGTCGTGTTCGCGGTGTTTTTCAGCTATCTGATGTACCCGATGGTGACGCTGGTGGAACGCGTGAGGCCGCGCCGCGTGCCGCGCGTCGCGTCGATCGCGTTGGTGTTCGTCGTGGTGGTCGGGCTGATCGCAGTGGCCGGTTCGGTATTCGGCGTGGAATTGCAGGATCAGGCGACGCGCCTCGTCACGCAATTGCCCGCGCTGCTGCGCACCGATGTGCCGAACCGTCTACCACTGCCGCATTTTCTCGAACCGCTGCGTGAGCGGATCGTCGATTTCGTGCGCGGCCAGATCGAGACCGGCTCCGACAAGGCCGTGCCGTTCGCGCGCAGCCTCGGGCTCGGCGTCGTCCATGCGGTGAGCAACCTGATCTATCTGGTGCTGATTCCGATCCTGAGCTTCCTGCTGATCAAGGACGGCGAACGCATGCGCGACGCGTTTCTCGCGTTGCTGAACAAGCGGCATCGCGTGCTGTGGAACGACATCGTCGACGATCTGAACGTGCTGCTTTCGAAGTACGTGCGCGCGCTGCTGTTTCTGTCTCTCGCCACGCTGTTCAGCTACGGCGTCGCGTTCTCGCTGCTCGGCGTGCCGTACGCGTTTCTGCTCGCGGTCAGCGCGGGGCTGCTCGAATTCGTGCCGTTCGCGGGGCCGCTTGCAGCGGTCGCGATCACGCTCGTGGTCGCGGTGTTCAGCGGCTACCCGCACCTCTTGTGGCTGGTGATTTTTATCGCGCTGTACCGGCTGTTCCAGGACTATGTGCTCAATCCGTACCTGATGAGTGAAGGCGTCGAGGTCAGTCCGTTTCTGGTGATCGTCGGACTGCTAGCGGGCGACCAGTTGGGCGGCGTCGCGGGGATTTTTCTCGCGGTGCCCGTGATTGCCACACTGAAGATCGTGATCGGCCGGGCACGCGTGTTTTACTCGGCGTCGCATGAGCAGGGCGAAGCTGCGCGGCGCGCGCTGACGGGCAGCACCGACGACGAGGCGTAG
- a CDS encoding type VI secretion system protein TssA produces MTQHQLVSEYFPDSLDFDEDFIKIDAAICEYDAVGLVPQRKGESAFQWASVETACAALLEKAKDVRVAIWHLRACIARRGLAGLADGVRLLADLMRAPVDELHPRALAGESHEEALLIHLGWIAGPQFVHQLGSARLANREETLNDLVSGRAASSAEDGDDAKIMAVVQDIRDSLSAVMKSVVAIGQDLDLSRALDLLDVAASRLAQTDAPAAKPAPASITQPRADAPRPEPACPGGALKTRREVGAALERIVEYFRVHEPSHPAPIFLSRIQRMLGSGFEEVMAELYPEAASLVAQLNRPQSSIK; encoded by the coding sequence ATGACGCAGCATCAATTGGTATCGGAGTATTTTCCGGATTCGCTCGATTTCGACGAGGATTTTATAAAAATCGACGCCGCCATTTGCGAATACGACGCTGTCGGTCTGGTGCCTCAGCGTAAAGGAGAAAGCGCGTTTCAATGGGCTTCCGTGGAAACCGCGTGCGCGGCGCTGCTGGAAAAAGCGAAAGACGTGCGGGTTGCGATCTGGCACCTGCGCGCATGCATCGCGCGGCGTGGCCTGGCCGGTTTGGCCGACGGCGTCAGGTTGCTGGCGGATCTAATGCGCGCGCCCGTCGATGAATTGCACCCCCGCGCGCTGGCCGGCGAGTCACACGAGGAAGCGCTGCTGATTCATCTGGGCTGGATCGCCGGGCCGCAGTTCGTGCATCAACTGGGTAGTGCCCGGCTCGCGAACCGCGAAGAGACACTCAACGATCTCGTCAGTGGACGAGCTGCGTCGAGCGCGGAGGATGGTGACGACGCGAAAATCATGGCTGTTGTGCAGGACATCCGGGATTCGCTGTCTGCCGTCATGAAATCGGTTGTCGCGATCGGGCAGGACCTCGACCTGTCCCGTGCGCTCGATTTGCTGGATGTTGCCGCGTCGCGTCTTGCGCAGACGGATGCACCGGCGGCGAAACCGGCACCCGCATCGATCACGCAGCCGCGGGCCGATGCGCCGCGGCCGGAACCAGCCTGCCCCGGCGGTGCGCTGAAAACGCGCCGGGAGGTCGGCGCGGCGCTCGAGCGGATCGTCGAATACTTTCGCGTACATGAGCCGAGTCATCCGGCGCCGATCTTCCTGTCGCGGATTCAGAGAATGCTGGGCTCGGGTTTCGAGGAGGTGATGGCGGAGCTCTATCCCGAGGCGGCCTCGCTGGTGGCCCAGCTGAACCGGCCGCAGAGTTCCATCAAATAA
- the tssB gene encoding type VI secretion system contractile sheath small subunit gives MVRQKDGQKFIGESRAPRVQIEYDVEVYGSQKKVELPFVAGVMADLSGDNVEPLGAVEDRRFQEIGVENFDERMAQIAPSLSYHVKNVLTNDGTLIPIDLTFTSMESFEPAAVVKRIPELSTLLEARNRLKELLTYMDGKAAAEDLIHELLTNPQWTDLSGTDAPSGDQGESLGQQTDAETK, from the coding sequence ATGGTACGGCAAAAGGATGGACAGAAATTCATCGGGGAAAGTCGCGCGCCCCGCGTACAGATCGAATACGACGTCGAGGTTTACGGATCGCAGAAGAAGGTCGAGCTGCCGTTCGTCGCCGGCGTGATGGCGGATCTGTCCGGCGACAACGTCGAGCCGCTCGGCGCTGTCGAGGATCGGCGCTTCCAGGAAATCGGCGTCGAGAATTTCGACGAGCGCATGGCGCAGATCGCGCCGTCCCTGAGCTACCACGTCAAGAACGTGCTGACCAACGACGGCACGCTCATTCCGATCGACCTCACGTTCACGTCGATGGAGTCATTCGAGCCCGCGGCGGTCGTCAAGCGTATCCCCGAACTGTCGACGCTGCTGGAGGCACGCAACCGGCTCAAGGAACTGCTCACCTACATGGACGGCAAGGCCGCGGCGGAAGATCTCATTCATGAACTGCTGACGAATCCGCAATGGACGGACCTCTCCGGCACTGATGCGCCGTCCGGCGATCAAGGCGAGAGTCTCGGACAACAAACGGACGCGGAGACGAAATGA
- the tssC gene encoding type VI secretion system contractile sheath large subunit: MQQFDASAAKAVVERQNVDDDLKEILHRSFRPRTNEAAEAVQNAVGTLLTHARRNKVVIHEDVAQTIEQLVAELDRKISGQLTLVLHNKRFQSLEGAWRGLHYLVSNTDTSENLKIRYLNVSKTDLGKTLRRFKGVVRDQSPIFKMIYEQEYGQFGGEPFACLIGDYQFDHSMQDVSILTEISKIAAAAHAPFIAAAAPGLLQMDDWSELSNPRDVSKIFTSTEYASWRRLRESNDSRYLALTLPRFLARVPYGAATQSVEEFGFEEKVDSTRSEDFCWANSAYAMGVNITRAFKTYGWCTKIRGVESGGAVEVLPKFMLPSQDREVDLHCPTEIAISDRREHELSESGLMPLVYRKNSDTAAFIGAKTVHRPAVYEDDDATANANLSSRLPYIFATCRFAHYLKCIVRDKIGSFKSAEDTQRWLNDWLMNYVDGDPSISSEVTKSQRPLSAAEVVVDEIAENPGYYRAQFFLRPHFQLEGLTVSLRLVSKLPSTRQEAAT; encoded by the coding sequence ATGCAGCAGTTTGACGCTTCGGCCGCGAAAGCGGTCGTCGAACGGCAGAACGTCGACGACGATCTGAAGGAAATCCTGCACCGTTCGTTCCGACCACGGACCAACGAAGCCGCCGAGGCCGTGCAGAATGCCGTCGGCACTTTGCTGACGCATGCGCGACGCAACAAGGTCGTCATTCATGAAGACGTCGCGCAGACCATCGAGCAACTCGTCGCCGAGCTGGACAGAAAAATTTCCGGCCAACTGACGCTGGTGCTGCACAACAAGCGATTCCAGAGTCTCGAAGGCGCGTGGCGCGGGTTGCACTATCTCGTGTCGAATACCGACACGAGCGAGAACCTGAAAATTCGCTACCTCAACGTGTCGAAAACGGATCTCGGCAAGACGCTGCGGCGCTTCAAAGGCGTCGTGCGGGATCAAAGTCCCATTTTCAAAATGATCTACGAACAGGAGTACGGCCAGTTCGGCGGCGAGCCGTTCGCCTGCCTGATCGGCGACTACCAGTTCGATCACAGCATGCAGGACGTGTCGATCCTGACCGAGATATCGAAGATCGCCGCGGCCGCGCACGCGCCGTTTATCGCGGCCGCCGCGCCGGGCCTGCTGCAGATGGACGACTGGAGCGAGCTGTCGAATCCGCGCGATGTGTCGAAGATCTTCACGTCGACGGAATATGCATCGTGGCGGCGTCTGCGCGAAAGCAACGACTCACGCTATCTGGCGCTCACGCTGCCGCGCTTTCTCGCGCGCGTTCCGTACGGCGCCGCGACGCAGTCGGTCGAAGAGTTCGGCTTCGAGGAAAAAGTCGATTCGACGCGATCGGAAGATTTTTGCTGGGCCAATTCGGCCTATGCGATGGGCGTCAACATTACCCGCGCTTTCAAGACATACGGCTGGTGCACCAAGATTCGCGGTGTCGAGTCGGGGGGAGCGGTCGAGGTGCTGCCGAAGTTCATGCTGCCGTCGCAGGACCGCGAGGTCGACTTGCACTGTCCGACCGAAATCGCCATCTCGGACCGGCGCGAGCACGAGTTGTCCGAGTCCGGCCTGATGCCGCTCGTGTACCGCAAGAACTCGGATACCGCGGCGTTCATCGGCGCGAAGACCGTGCATCGTCCCGCGGTTTACGAGGACGACGATGCAACGGCGAACGCGAATCTGTCGTCGCGTCTGCCTTATATCTTCGCGACCTGTCGTTTCGCGCATTACCTGAAGTGCATCGTGCGCGACAAGATCGGTTCGTTCAAGTCGGCCGAAGACACGCAGCGCTGGCTCAACGACTGGCTGATGAATTACGTGGACGGCGACCCGAGCATATCGAGCGAAGTCACGAAGTCGCAGCGTCCACTGTCGGCCGCGGAGGTCGTCGTCGACGAGATCGCGGAAAACCCCGGCTACTACCGCGCGCAGTTTTTCCTGCGCCCTCACTTTCAACTGGAGGGTTTGACCGTTTCCCTCCGATTGGTTTCGAAGCTTCCGTCGACGCGGCAAGAGGCGGCGACCTGA
- a CDS encoding Hcp family type VI secretion system effector: protein MANALVDYFLQIDGVEGESTDQQYPGLIQIQSWQWAEENSGRWGFGSGGGAGKVEMKDFEFRMVSNKASPKLFLMCATGEHISSAKLICRKSGKGQQDFLTISFGSGLVSSFRTLGNMPITQLGHGSGEIDGVLPTDEIRINFARIEFEYREQRNDGAMGAVIKAGYDLKLNAPI from the coding sequence ATGGCAAATGCGTTGGTTGATTACTTCTTGCAGATCGATGGTGTCGAGGGCGAGTCGACCGATCAGCAATACCCGGGTCTGATCCAGATCCAGAGCTGGCAGTGGGCGGAAGAGAACTCGGGTCGCTGGGGTTTCGGCAGCGGTGGCGGGGCCGGCAAGGTCGAGATGAAGGACTTCGAGTTTCGCATGGTGTCGAACAAGGCCTCGCCGAAGCTGTTCCTGATGTGCGCGACGGGCGAGCACATTTCGAGCGCGAAGCTGATTTGCCGCAAATCCGGCAAGGGTCAGCAGGACTTCCTGACGATCTCGTTCGGCAGCGGTCTGGTGTCGTCGTTCCGCACGCTCGGCAACATGCCGATTACGCAGCTCGGTCATGGCAGCGGCGAAATTGACGGCGTGCTGCCGACAGACGAGATCCGGATCAACTTCGCCCGGATCGAGTTCGAGTACCGCGAGCAGCGCAACGACGGCGCGATGGGCGCGGTGATCAAGGCTGGCTACGACCTCAAGCTGAACGCGCCGATCTGA
- a CDS encoding GPW/gp25 family protein: MSDLQLYNRLSRRIRRHSLEEVVADHLVDLMNHAIRGARMPVAHDSPAAHSVLNFGCPPMREAGVTKIDPSHVAAHICEVIRRFEPRVAPGSTTVSARTENRRRLPQTICFDVAMKARADGSALNASLALDYLSGYFSLADQQ; the protein is encoded by the coding sequence GTGAGCGATCTTCAACTCTATAACCGGCTGTCCAGACGGATTCGTCGTCATTCGCTCGAGGAGGTCGTTGCCGACCATCTCGTCGACCTGATGAATCATGCGATCCGCGGCGCGCGAATGCCCGTCGCGCACGACAGTCCGGCCGCGCACTCGGTACTGAACTTCGGCTGCCCGCCGATGCGGGAGGCGGGTGTGACGAAGATCGATCCATCCCATGTGGCCGCCCACATCTGCGAGGTGATCCGCCGCTTCGAGCCACGCGTCGCGCCCGGCAGCACGACGGTCAGCGCCCGAACGGAGAATCGTCGGCGGCTGCCGCAGACAATCTGCTTCGACGTGGCGATGAAAGCGCGAGCCGACGGTTCGGCGCTCAACGCGAGCCTGGCGCTCGACTATCTGAGCGGCTATTTCAGCCTCGCGGACCAGCAATGA
- the tssF gene encoding type VI secretion system baseplate subunit TssF: MNFLDHYNDELRQLRDSGARFAREHPQVASALGLHPDAVTDPFVERLLEGVAYLSARVHRRLDRECAEFAQQALERICPLYTASTPAISTFAFHPDVSSPDAFRGNTLPRGSLVAAYLPGRKQPVMFSTARSVTLLPLRLGSVECSRGITGVPLLLSQRLASSAAVLRFRFELEGGASVADLSREREGFAPLHLSLAGDLPRAYALHRALLADTTAWFALVSTNRGDEVLTLPMSGIRLSGVDAADALLPETFGGLPGLRLLREYFAQPTHLLGVYLDALAAIAAKAPTARAFELFFALHGAPGDLIGDVDASQFRLFATPAINLYSKRFDPVPYDANQPEQWIPVDRMRPAAHHLWALSEVSVCERSGRAHRARSVLETAGCDGEASAIRYGMRREETLPGGGARPERPDPLASHDLIAISVADDALEPDDIATITGRALVADRDWRPGALLDAELQLLDPAAVRRVECLWPASAPRARPGIEACWEAVSHIGRNPLALRAPQRQDVTTRIVELLLLASDAHGTLDRQRLDSLRSVELHSRFVAAGRTVPTALVRATHVEIDIAQALHADRGGWLFGRLLAQALAESATLNDGVEIVVRLDGEAISTHVNTATSDGTLQ, from the coding sequence ATGAACTTCCTCGACCACTACAACGACGAGCTACGCCAGTTGCGCGACTCGGGCGCCCGTTTCGCGAGGGAGCACCCGCAGGTTGCGTCGGCGCTCGGGCTGCACCCGGACGCCGTCACCGATCCGTTCGTCGAGCGGCTGCTCGAAGGCGTCGCGTATCTCTCGGCGCGCGTGCATAGGCGCCTCGATCGCGAATGCGCCGAGTTCGCCCAGCAGGCGCTGGAACGGATCTGCCCGCTCTATACGGCGTCGACACCCGCGATTTCGACGTTCGCGTTTCATCCGGACGTGAGCTCGCCCGACGCGTTTCGCGGCAACACGCTGCCGCGCGGCTCGCTCGTTGCCGCCTATTTGCCGGGGCGCAAGCAGCCCGTGATGTTCTCGACGGCACGCAGCGTCACGCTGCTGCCGCTGCGTCTCGGCTCGGTCGAATGCAGTCGCGGCATCACCGGCGTGCCGTTGTTGCTGTCGCAGCGGCTTGCGTCGTCGGCGGCCGTGTTGCGCTTCAGGTTCGAGCTCGAGGGCGGCGCATCGGTGGCCGATCTGTCGCGTGAACGCGAGGGATTCGCGCCGCTGCATCTGAGTCTCGCGGGCGACTTGCCGCGCGCCTATGCGCTGCATCGCGCACTCCTTGCGGACACCACCGCGTGGTTCGCGCTGGTATCCACGAATCGCGGCGACGAAGTGCTGACGCTGCCGATGTCTGGCATCCGGCTATCCGGCGTCGATGCCGCGGACGCGTTGCTGCCCGAAACGTTCGGTGGACTGCCGGGCCTGCGTCTGCTGCGCGAGTATTTCGCGCAGCCGACCCATCTGCTCGGTGTCTACCTCGATGCCCTGGCGGCAATCGCGGCCAAGGCGCCCACCGCGCGTGCGTTCGAACTGTTTTTTGCGTTGCATGGCGCGCCCGGCGATCTGATCGGCGACGTCGACGCGAGCCAGTTCAGGTTGTTCGCGACACCGGCGATCAATCTGTATTCCAAACGGTTCGATCCGGTGCCTTACGACGCGAATCAGCCCGAGCAATGGATTCCGGTCGACCGGATGCGGCCCGCCGCGCACCATCTGTGGGCGCTGAGCGAGGTCTCGGTGTGCGAGCGCAGCGGCCGCGCGCACCGCGCGCGCTCGGTGCTGGAGACGGCCGGCTGCGACGGCGAGGCAAGCGCGATCCGCTACGGGATGCGGCGCGAGGAAACGCTACCCGGCGGCGGTGCGCGCCCTGAACGCCCCGATCCGCTCGCGAGCCACGATCTCATCGCGATCTCTGTGGCCGACGACGCGCTGGAGCCGGACGATATCGCGACGATCACAGGCCGCGCGCTCGTCGCGGATCGCGACTGGCGTCCGGGCGCGCTGCTCGATGCGGAGTTGCAACTGCTCGATCCGGCCGCCGTGAGACGCGTGGAGTGCCTGTGGCCCGCGAGCGCGCCGCGCGCGCGGCCGGGCATCGAAGCCTGCTGGGAGGCGGTGTCGCATATCGGCCGCAATCCGCTCGCGCTGCGCGCCCCGCAGCGGCAGGACGTGACGACGCGCATCGTCGAGCTGCTGCTGCTCGCGAGCGATGCGCACGGAACGCTCGACCGCCAGCGGCTCGATAGCCTGCGCTCGGTCGAGTTGCACTCGCGCTTCGTCGCCGCCGGACGTACGGTGCCGACCGCGCTGGTGCGCGCGACCCACGTCGAAATCGACATTGCACAAGCGCTGCACGCGGATCGCGGCGGCTGGCTGTTCGGGCGGCTGCTCGCGCAGGCATTGGCGGAGTCGGCAACGCTTAACGACGGCGTCGAGATCGTCGTGCGTCTCGATGGCGAAGCCATCAGCACACACGTCAACACGGCCACGAGCGACGGGACACTGCAATGA
- the tssG gene encoding type VI secretion system baseplate subunit TssG, producing the protein MKTLERVTKTLSARCTFFELMRRVEALQRRHGTRATRKRRMPTWLRIEQPAAMHFAGTEVERVHAELPQFAEDGDGAQVTVIQRYFGLFAPYGPLPLHVTEHAMQEKRFERNAAFERFINVACGELAWLHYTAWSSMHPVLGYERVRHPFVERVTALADARRASTVDAEPFADHALACRRAFPGLYCAPRRSLADLQRMLAAYFGVPLRVVPRHGRWIPVAAAASEARRLGGWRLGARIWDVQYSAEIVIGPLEADGFQRWQRRAAAVLAMSAVVTDFVDGRIDPVIKVQVRTRPELAGRIGRMRVGVDAWSRPDRALRTLTVYESFRD; encoded by the coding sequence ATGAAGACGCTCGAACGCGTGACGAAGACGTTGAGCGCGCGCTGCACGTTCTTCGAATTGATGCGGCGTGTCGAGGCGCTGCAGCGCCGCCACGGCACGCGTGCGACCCGCAAGCGACGCATGCCGACGTGGCTGCGCATCGAGCAGCCGGCGGCAATGCATTTCGCAGGCACCGAGGTCGAGCGCGTGCATGCCGAACTGCCGCAGTTCGCCGAAGACGGCGACGGTGCGCAGGTCACGGTGATTCAACGCTACTTCGGGCTGTTCGCGCCGTATGGGCCGCTGCCTTTGCACGTGACCGAGCACGCGATGCAGGAAAAGCGCTTCGAGCGCAACGCGGCGTTCGAGCGCTTCATCAACGTCGCGTGCGGCGAACTCGCGTGGCTGCACTACACGGCATGGTCGTCGATGCATCCGGTGCTCGGCTACGAGCGCGTACGCCATCCGTTCGTCGAGCGCGTGACCGCGCTTGCCGACGCGCGCCGGGCTTCGACGGTCGACGCCGAGCCGTTCGCGGACCACGCGCTCGCCTGCCGGCGAGCGTTTCCCGGCCTGTATTGCGCGCCGCGCCGCTCGCTCGCCGATCTACAGCGGATGCTCGCCGCGTACTTCGGTGTGCCGCTGCGGGTCGTGCCGCGGCATGGCCGCTGGATTCCGGTGGCAGCCGCGGCGAGCGAGGCGCGGCGGCTCGGCGGATGGCGGCTCGGCGCGCGGATCTGGGATGTGCAGTACTCGGCCGAGATCGTGATCGGGCCGCTCGAGGCGGACGGATTTCAGCGGTGGCAACGCCGCGCGGCGGCCGTTCTGGCGATGTCCGCCGTGGTGACGGATTTCGTCGACGGACGCATCGATCCGGTCATCAAGGTTCAGGTGCGGACACGACCTGAACTCGCAGGCCGCATCGGGCGCATGCGGGTCGGGGTCGACGCGTGGTCGCGGCCGGATCGCGCGCTGCGCACCCTGACTGTCTATGAATCTTTTCGGGACTAG
- the tssH gene encoding type VI secretion system ATPase TssH: MNRERIFNCLGRTPYAALVDATALGRSRRHTFVDLDHWALCLLQREQSDVARLFEQFGSDVGEVKRRMEKALDGFDIGGDSLRDISGALERSVGPAVVWSQIAASAGKVRSGHLLLAWLDDDLTRRWLQQRAPNAIASVALDEVVTRYEELAAGWPEAGDAPAAAGGSDGPGEAEAVTTLDALAKWATCLTGQAARGELDPVVGRDDELRTVIDILSRRRQNNPILVGEAGVGKTAVVEALAQRIDAGAVPPGLIGAQVWTLDLARMQAGAGVRGEFEQRLKSLIDAVIAAPDPIILFCDETHTLIGAGGAAGTGDAANLIKPMLARGQLRMVAATTWSEYKQYIEPDAALVRRFQAVPVDEPGDDAAVDMLRTIAPRFARHHRVRIVDSALRGAVELSRRYLPARQLPDKAISLLDTACARVAMSQSCAPAELERLRHEAFAVGQTLDWRASDRRLGVRTPGDEAELAERKASLAEQAATLETVVAAQRDEVRGWLASLTDEVPAPADGDGGCDDNDNNNDTDSAALAARMGANRWVRPWVDEHVVAEVLAEWTGVPVAQLGQDDAQRVVELERALNAAIHGQVGAMRSIAQALQVSHSGLNDPRRPLGVMLLAGPTGTGKSQAAAKLAEILFGGERNLIQFNMNEFQEAHTVSTLKGAPPGYVGYGKGGRLTEAVRKKPYSVLLLDEFDRAHPDIHEVFYQVFDQGWMEDGEGRRISFRHCLILLTSNLGDVEIEAACKADPLSSQAQLDKLVGERLQGRFSPALLARIQLVAFRPLDVDALTGIATQALDELGERLADNDLQWRVDDEVAAWIARALSRHPANGRAVRDLLRQHVTPAVARGVLAARAEGRALKTVRLSARDKLSLVFDEDAWELSAADAPTLDAQQAAGRPDDIHSADAGTTREPSCA, translated from the coding sequence GTGAATCGCGAACGCATATTCAACTGCCTCGGCCGCACCCCCTATGCGGCCCTCGTCGACGCCACGGCGCTTGGCCGATCGCGCCGGCACACCTTCGTCGACCTCGATCACTGGGCGCTGTGTCTGTTGCAGCGCGAGCAGAGCGATGTTGCGCGGCTCTTCGAGCAGTTCGGCTCCGATGTCGGTGAAGTCAAGCGCCGGATGGAGAAGGCGCTCGACGGTTTCGACATCGGCGGCGATTCGCTGCGTGACATCTCGGGCGCGCTGGAGCGCAGCGTCGGGCCGGCCGTCGTGTGGAGTCAGATCGCGGCGAGTGCGGGCAAGGTTCGCTCCGGGCACCTGTTGCTCGCGTGGCTCGATGACGATCTGACGCGCCGCTGGCTGCAGCAGCGCGCTCCGAACGCCATTGCATCGGTTGCGCTCGACGAAGTGGTCACGCGCTACGAGGAACTGGCGGCGGGATGGCCGGAAGCGGGCGACGCGCCTGCCGCCGCGGGCGGCAGTGACGGGCCCGGCGAAGCCGAAGCGGTCACGACGCTCGACGCGCTCGCGAAGTGGGCGACGTGTCTGACCGGGCAGGCCGCGCGTGGCGAGCTCGATCCGGTCGTCGGCCGCGACGACGAGCTGCGCACGGTGATCGACATCCTGTCGCGCCGCCGCCAGAACAATCCGATCCTCGTTGGTGAGGCGGGCGTCGGCAAGACTGCCGTGGTCGAGGCGCTGGCGCAACGGATCGATGCGGGCGCGGTGCCACCCGGACTGATCGGCGCGCAGGTGTGGACGCTCGACCTCGCGCGGATGCAGGCCGGCGCGGGCGTGCGCGGCGAATTCGAGCAACGGCTCAAGTCGCTGATCGATGCAGTGATCGCCGCCCCAGACCCGATCATTCTGTTCTGCGACGAGACGCACACGCTGATCGGCGCGGGCGGCGCGGCTGGCACCGGCGACGCGGCGAACCTGATCAAGCCGATGCTCGCGCGCGGTCAACTGCGGATGGTCGCCGCGACCACCTGGTCGGAATACAAGCAGTACATCGAGCCGGACGCGGCGCTGGTGCGGCGCTTCCAGGCGGTGCCCGTCGACGAGCCCGGCGACGACGCAGCCGTGGACATGCTGCGCACGATCGCGCCGCGCTTCGCGCGGCATCACCGGGTGCGCATCGTCGATTCGGCGCTGCGCGGCGCGGTCGAACTGTCGCGGCGCTATCTGCCGGCGCGGCAGTTGCCGGACAAGGCGATCAGCCTGCTCGACACCGCGTGCGCGCGTGTCGCGATGAGCCAGAGCTGTGCGCCCGCCGAGCTCGAACGACTGCGGCACGAGGCGTTCGCGGTGGGGCAGACGCTCGACTGGCGCGCCAGCGATCGCCGGCTGGGCGTGCGCACGCCGGGCGACGAGGCCGAACTCGCAGAGCGCAAGGCGAGCCTTGCCGAGCAGGCGGCGACGCTCGAAACGGTCGTCGCGGCGCAGCGGGACGAGGTGCGCGGATGGCTTGCGAGTTTGACCGACGAAGTTCCCGCGCCGGCCGACGGCGATGGAGGCTGCGACGACAACGACAACAACAACGACACCGACAGCGCCGCGCTCGCCGCGCGCATGGGTGCAAATCGCTGGGTGCGTCCGTGGGTCGACGAACACGTCGTGGCGGAAGTGCTCGCCGAGTGGACGGGCGTGCCCGTGGCGCAGCTCGGGCAGGACGACGCGCAGCGCGTCGTCGAGCTGGAGCGTGCGCTGAATGCGGCGATCCACGGGCAGGTAGGCGCGATGCGCTCGATCGCGCAGGCGCTGCAGGTGTCGCATTCGGGGCTCAACGATCCGCGCCGGCCGCTCGGCGTGATGCTGCTCGCCGGCCCGACCGGCACCGGCAAGAGTCAGGCCGCGGCAAAGCTCGCCGAGATCCTCTTCGGCGGCGAGCGCAATCTGATCCAGTTCAACATGAACGAATTCCAGGAGGCGCACACGGTGTCGACGCTGAAGGGTGCGCCGCCCGGCTACGTCGGCTACGGCAAGGGCGGCCGCCTGACCGAGGCGGTGCGCAAGAAGCCTTACAGCGTGCTGCTTCTCGATGAATTCGACCGCGCGCATCCGGACATCCACGAAGTGTTCTACCAGGTCTTCGATCAGGGCTGGATGGAGGACGGCGAAGGTCGCCGGATCAGCTTCCGTCATTGCCTGATCCTGCTGACGAGCAATCTTGGCGACGTCGAAATCGAAGCGGCGTGCAAGGCCGATCCTCTGAGCTCGCAGGCGCAGCTCGACAAGCTCGTCGGCGAGCGGCTGCAAGGGCGTTTCTCGCCGGCGCTGCTCGCGCGGATTCAGCTCGTCGCGTTCCGCCCGCTCGATGTCGACGCGTTGACCGGCATCGCGACCCAGGCGCTCGACGAGCTCGGCGAGCGCCTCGCGGACAACGACCTGCAATGGCGCGTCGACGACGAGGTCGCCGCCTGGATTGCCCGCGCGCTGTCGCGGCATCCGGCGAATGGTCGCGCGGTGCGCGATCTGCTGCGTCAGCACGTGACGCCTGCCGTCGCGCGCGGCGTACTCGCCGCGCGAGCGGAAGGACGCGCGCTGAAGACGGTGCGGCTCTCCGCGCGCGACAAGCTGTCGCTCGTGTTCGACGAGGACGCGTGGGAAT